The genomic region ATTTTGGGTTATGTCGTAGAACTAAGCTTAAAAATTTACTTATTGATACATTATTTTGCATTATTCTTTTCCCTTAATCTGATTCAAAAAAACTGACGTATCATTACTATTTTTAATGTTTAAAATTTGGACATTCAATACTTTTAGCCTTAATCATCCGAATATTGTGTCAGTTTTATGATAATGACCAGTCTTGAATTTTTAGAGATGGCACACAAATAAAATCTTGACGATTGCGAGTAACTAACGTAGCGTTATGAGTAATAGATATAGAGGCTATTCTTAAATCTTGTGTACCAATACGTATTTTATCTTCACGCATACTTTTAAATATTTTTTGAGATTTTTCATCGAAATTAATAATTCTTATATTTTTAAAGAAAATAAAAGTCGCCAAAAGATTTTGATAACTTCTTATAATTTCTTCATCTTTCTTTGCTTTACGAACTATATCCAATCTGCCTCTTATCTGTTCTTCAAAAGTGATAACTGTAGTTGCCATTTTATCGGGAGAAATCTCTGTAACACGACGAACAACTATTGGATGATTTCTCTGAAAAAGAGATATGTGGTCAGTATCTAAAATGAACATCACTTCACACTTACCTCTAATCTAAATCTATTTCTTTCCGATATTGTTTTAGTGATTCTTGAAACTGTTCCCAATCAGAATCATCTGCAAACATTCCTGCATATTTCAACCATGGATGTTCATATGATTCAGATTCAATATCGATTTTTACAATTTTTCCTCCAGACAGGAACCTTTTTAACTTGCTTCTTGCTGCAACCAATACACCTTCTTCAGTATAATCTTCAGCCACAATCTCAGGATATTGGCAGACACGAGCGATAAATTTCTTATCCTTCTGAGTTAATAGAACATCGCAAATCATTTTTGATAATCCTTTTAAAATTTGTTGTTTAAATATAAAGAAGACAACAGAAAGCATCATAGCATATCGCCGTTCAAAAATCTAAAATTATTATATGAAATGCTTATATTTCTTGACAAGAATGTAACGAAATTGCTTTATTAAGCTAAAGAATAATAACTGGGGAATAAAAAATGGCGACAGAAAAGAAAGAATTTACAGTTTTTATTTCTACTCATGAATCTGCCTGTGATGAATGTAAAGCTTATTTAGGAACTCAAGCATGGATAACATTGGTAGATGGGAAATGTATCTGCTTATCGTGCTCTGATTTAGACCATTTAGAGTTTCTTCCTTCTGGGAATAATGCTTTAACTGTAAGTAAGTCATATTCCATATGAGTTAAACAGAATTCTTGGATTAACTTCTTATAGCTTTAAATTCTGAGTCATCACCTTCGTGAAAAAATAACTGTCCTAAAAGATTTCCATTTTTAATTATGGCGAATCCTCTACCAAAAACAGGGTCAAATTCATCATTCCCCTGCCATGAAAATTCAACTGCTTCAACTCCGTCTCTCTTTGTATAACGGCAATCCATGAAACCATGAACATATCCGAAATGAAATTCTCTTTTTTCATTATTGAATAGTTTTAATTCTTTTAGAGATTGATTCTTTATTTTGAGATAATGCCTTGCAAGATTAATATATTCTGTATCACTCAAATATTTTTTTATACTTCCAGATGATATATCGTCAAGAATTTCCATATCTGTTTGTGAAGATATAATTCTCTTGGTTCTAGAACAAAGGCTTACATAAAAATATGAATCGTCTATTTTTTTTGCATAAATTAAATATTCTTCACCTTTTTCGAATCTGTACCCACAAACACAGCATCTTGTATCAATTTTCGTCAAAACAAACTCTTTTAAATTTCCTTTCCATACTTTTCTTACTAATATTTTTGAAATTACAACTTCATTATCTTTATGCTATACATGAACATGCTTCGGTACTTAAATTAAAAGAGAAAAATATAAATAAAGAAATAATACATATTTCGAAATATTTCATAATAATTACTTTTTCCCCGTTCGTTGCAACGCTTTGGTCGAGTGGCGATTAGTCTATATTTCGTCGAATAAAAATGACACATTGTTACTATTTTTGAAGAACTTAATTTGTATCTCCAATACTTTTAGCCTTAATCAGCTGAACGGTATGTCAGTTTTTATTGACTAAAACGTTTGTCCCTTTTATGCTGTCCTCCACCATACAGTTTTTAAGAAAAGTATTTTGGGTTATTTTGTAGGGGCAACCCTTGTGGTTGCCCAATTTAAATCCAATTTATTTTTCTGAAATACTGTAGTTAAGAATTACAAAAATTTCAAGCGTAATTCGTAATTCGTGATTTGTAATTTGTTGCAAAATTTAAATCATGATTGTATATATAATCTAATTCTATATGAAACCAGAAGATATTACCAAAATTTTAGAAAGCCATCTCTTGCTCAATTAATCAGAGCAAACGCAAACACATAATCGATATACAATTAAAAAGTGAACCGAATTTTTATATGGAATAAGGAATAAGTGTATTTAATTTTCTTTCCTAAAAATATAATTAAGGAGATAAAAATTGGAAAAAAATAAAACTATATTGAAACTTAAATGGACAAAAGAATTAAGCGTTAATAATAACGATATAGATGATCAACATAAAAATTTATTTAATATTATAAATAAATTAATTAGAATTCGGCAAAGCGGTTCTGACAGGGAGCATATTTTAGAAATTTTAAAAGAACTAGTGGATTATTCATATAAGCATTTTAAAACAGAAGATATTTATATGATGGATAACGATTTCCCATTATTCTTATCTCATAGTCAAGAACATCAAAAATATATGGTCAAAATAGGCGAGTTCATAAGTTCTTTTGAAGAAGAAAAAACCAATCTTTCAACTGATATTTTATTATTTCTAAGGGAATGGTGGATAAATCATATTTCTGAGACTGATATGAAATATACACTCTATATAAAAACAACTAACATACAGTGATTAATTAATTGTATGAAAATTGAGCATTTGTTAGAGTTGATAGAAACCAAAGGAGATTTTGGCGCTGCAACTAATATAGTCAAACAATATCTTGAGGCGCTTGCTACCGTTGAAGATGATGCGCTTCATAAACGGTTGCTCAAAGAACTCATTAGCAGATATGTAATTCTGGAAAAACAGGCAGATCAACTATTAAAAAATACACTACCTCCAATTGTTGCAGATGAAATCAAGTATGAGGGTCGTTTCAAATCCCGAGCTTATTCATGCACCATACTATTTACTGATTTTGTGGGGTTTACCAGACTGGCTGAAAGCATGTCTAACAATTTGTTGATAGAAACACTCGATCATATCTTTAGCGAGTTTGATTTGTTAATTGCTGAACATCAAGGAACTAAAATAAAAACAATTGGTGATGCCTATATGGCTGTTTTTGGCGCGCCTGTTTCTTATGAGGAACATCCAATGATGGCTGTCAGAGCAGCTATGGCCTTGCTTGATTTTTTAGATAAGTTTAATTCTAAGGCAAAAAATCAGTTTAATATGCGTATTGGCATACATACAGGAAGTGTGATGGCAGGTGTAGTCGGACGTGAGAGGATGCAATTCGATATTTTCGGTGATGATGTTAATATTGCTGCAAGATTTGAATCTTCTGGTGTTATTAATAAAGCCAATGTTTCAGAATCGACTTATGCGAAGACAAAAAGCCATTTCCATTTCGAAGAAAGAGGACTCGTCAATCTTAAAAACAAAGGACAAATGAAGGCATATATAGTGATTGATGAAAAAAATTCAGATATGAAATTAAAGTAATGAACCATGATTGAAATAAAATCTTATAATAGACCTATACAAATAGCTGAAGGCATTTATTGGGTTGGATTCCGTGATGAAAAAACAAATATCGGCTGCAACCCATATTTAGTCATAGAAGGTGATCAAGCTGTCTTAATCGACGGTGGCAGCCGTTCGGACTTCGCTGATGTAATGATGAAAATACTTCAGGTTGGGCTCGATCCCCGTCAGATTAATAGTCTTATTTATCAGCACTATGACCCTGATTTATGCGGATCAATGATGAGTTTTATCGATATGTGCGAAAATCCCAATTTAAAAATCATTTCCGATAAAAACAACAACATTTTTATATCCTACTATATCTCTCGGGACAAATTCTATTTGTTGAAATCTATTAGTGATTATAAGTATAAATTAATATTAAATGATCGGGTTCTCGAATTTATACCAACGCCATATAGCCATAGCGCTGGCAGTTTTGTTACCTACGATACGAAAACAGGGACTTTATTTAGCAGTGATCTTTTTGGCAGTATTTTTACAGAGCCTGATATGTTCTTATCGTTAGATGAAAAATGCTATTCTTGCACGAATTACGATTCATGCCCCAATCAAAAGCCTGATTGTCCGCTTAAAGGAATTTTCCTATTTCATACAACCATCATGCCATGCACCAAATCTCTCAGGTATGCAATGCATAAAATCGAAGACATGGATATCAAATGCATCGCTCCGCAACATGGGAGCATTTTAACCAACAGGCGTGAAATATCATATATAATCAAAAAACTTAAAGAATTAGAGCAAGTAGGGATAGATGGTATAGAATAGATGAATATGAAAGAATTAACCATAATCAATTGGAATAATAATAATTCTTAAATAAAATAAAGGAATAATTATGTCAAATAGCTCATTGGATACAGCAAATATCAGACAGCAATTGTTCGAATTAGACGAATCTAAAGAAAAGTATATCCGACTTGAAAAAATGCTTAAAAATTCAGAAAGCCGATTTAGATCAATTTTTGAAAATTCTTTAGATGTGATTATCATTTTGAATTGCAGAGATAACGTTATTATTCATGCCAATCCATCGTTATACCGAATTTTGCATTACAAGGAAGAAGATATCGTTGGAAAACCTTTTTCTGTTCTGTTTCAGAACCAATCAGAAATAGATTTAAACAATGTACAATTTTATGATGGGGTACTGCAATCTCAAACTTTTCTAAAGAATGACTGTTCTGTTTGCTATATGGATTTATATTTCACCTCAACTGTATGGGATGAAAAAGAAGCGATACTTGTCACTTTACGAGATGTTTCAGAAAGAAAAAAGGCGGAAGAAAAAATCGCCCACATCGCTATGCATGATATTCTTACCGATCTTCCTAACAGAAATTTGTTTATTGACCGGATGCAGCAAGCTATTTCATCTGCAAAACGCCAAAAAAAACAGATGGCTTTATTGTATATTGATCTGGATAAATTTAAACCCATCAATGACAGACTTGGTCATAAAGCAGGGGATGAGGCGTTATTAGTAACGGCAAGACGTCTGGAACATTCTGTTCGTGCAAATGATACGGTTGCGCGAATCGGTGGCGATGAATTTGTAATCATAATTCAGGATATTAATACAGAACACGATGTCACTATAGTTGCTCAAAAAATCATTAATATCATATGTCAACCATTTTCTATAAATGATAAGGAATGCACTCTTGGCGTAAGCATTGGAATCGGGATATATCCTCATGATGGCGATAATTTGGATCAATTGATGAAAAATGCGGACTCGGCTATGTATCATGCTAAAAAAAATGGAGGGGGAAATAATTTTGTTTTTTTTAAAAAAATATATCAATCGCAAGGAGAGAAACAATGATAATAGAAAGCAATAAGACAGATAAATTGTTGATAGTAACGCCTATGGAAAAACGTATAGATGCTTACTCTGCAAAAGATTTCAAGGGGAAAATGGTAGATTGGATAAATGAAGGCAATTTTCATATACTAATAGACCTTGTTAATGTAGATTTTATTGATAGTAGTGGTCTTAATGCCATTGTATCGAGCTTGAAAACTATTGGAAAGAATGGTGATCTTTATCTTTGTTCCATCAATGAGACAATAATGAGCATGTTTAGGCTCACAAGGTTGAATCGTGTTTTTAAGATGTTTGATTCTAAGGATAAAGCTGTTGAAGCATTGTCTTCCTAAACGAATTTATTCATAGGTTTGTTTAAATGATTATACCCAAAACCATTAAATTAACAATCGATAGCTACCTTGAAAATGTTTTTTGGATAGGTTTGGCTGTCAGGTCTTTTTGTTCGTATTTTTATTTTAATGAGGTGGAGTCCTGTCAGATTGAACTTAGCGTAGTTGAAGCGGTAACAAATTCTATAAAGCATGCATATCAAATGCAACCTATGGGTAAAGTTGATGTTATTGTATCAATAGATGATCGCAGTATAATTTTTGATATCTGCGATAAAGGTAAAACAATGATGACTTTTGAAAAAGCTACTTTGGAATTTGACCCCCAAGATATTGAATCCCTGCCCGAAGGAGGTATGGGGTTGTATATTATCCAAAATACTATGGATGAAGTTATATATAAGCAGATAAACGGTATGAATATTTTAACTTTAATCAAATACTTAAAAAAGATATAACATGTTAAATAGTTGGAATATAAAGAAAAGACAATATATTACATTTTTTATTTTATTAGTGATAACTGCTTGTCTTTCATGTAGTATGTATTATCTGCTAAAGCAAAAATGGATTTTCTACAGAAATGGAGAAAAATTCTATGCTTTAAAAGATTTTTCAAAGGCGATTGTCTATTATAAACAATCTATCAAACTTGGGTTGACTAATAAGAATGCCTTTGCTCATCTTGCTGATGCTTATATTTTTACTCAGCAAATTGAGGAGGCGCTTTATGTCTATAAAAATATGTTTGATATGTATCCTGATCAACTTTTTGCACAATTAAAGATAGCTGAAATTTTGGGGCAGATGAAGCAATATGATGAATCAATAAAGCAATATCGTCATATTTTATACAAATACCCTAATTATCGGAACGCTCGATTTTATCTGGCAAGAGTTCTTACATGGAGCGGTCGTTTTGAGGAAGCAGTAAAAGAATATAGACTGTTCTTGGAATTAAGATGAATTAAAATTTTTTGGGAAAATTCAAATGAAATTATCTTTTACATCAGTTTTTTTATTGTATTTTCTATGTTGCTCTATTTCATACGGCATTGATATTGAGAAACAAGTAAGCCTTAATCCTGATGAACAAGGGTTAGAGGAAGAAATTTCAGATTGGAAAGCACGTTGGGAACTTGCTAAGGTTCTGAGTTATATGAAAAGATATAAAGAATCTCTCGAAGAATATCAAAA from Desulfobacterales bacterium harbors:
- a CDS encoding type II toxin-antitoxin system VapC family toxin, whose product is MFILDTDHISLFQRNHPIVVRRVTEISPDKMATTVITFEEQIRGRLDIVRKAKKDEEIIRSYQNLLATFIFFKNIRIINFDEKSQKIFKSMREDKIRIGTQDLRIASISITHNATLVTRNRQDFICVPSLKIQDWSLS
- a CDS encoding hemerythrin family protein, yielding MEKNKTILKLKWTKELSVNNNDIDDQHKNLFNIINKLIRIRQSGSDREHILEILKELVDYSYKHFKTEDIYMMDNDFPLFLSHSQEHQKYMVKIGEFISSFEEEKTNLSTDILLFLREWWINHISETDMKYTLYIKTTNIQ
- a CDS encoding adenylate/guanylate cyclase domain-containing protein encodes the protein MKIEHLLELIETKGDFGAATNIVKQYLEALATVEDDALHKRLLKELISRYVILEKQADQLLKNTLPPIVADEIKYEGRFKSRAYSCTILFTDFVGFTRLAESMSNNLLIETLDHIFSEFDLLIAEHQGTKIKTIGDAYMAVFGAPVSYEEHPMMAVRAAMALLDFLDKFNSKAKNQFNMRIGIHTGSVMAGVVGRERMQFDIFGDDVNIAARFESSGVINKANVSESTYAKTKSHFHFEERGLVNLKNKGQMKAYIVIDEKNSDMKLK
- a CDS encoding MBL fold metallo-hydrolase, encoding MIEIKSYNRPIQIAEGIYWVGFRDEKTNIGCNPYLVIEGDQAVLIDGGSRSDFADVMMKILQVGLDPRQINSLIYQHYDPDLCGSMMSFIDMCENPNLKIISDKNNNIFISYYISRDKFYLLKSISDYKYKLILNDRVLEFIPTPYSHSAGSFVTYDTKTGTLFSSDLFGSIFTEPDMFLSLDEKCYSCTNYDSCPNQKPDCPLKGIFLFHTTIMPCTKSLRYAMHKIEDMDIKCIAPQHGSILTNRREISYIIKKLKELEQVGIDGIE
- a CDS encoding GGDEF domain-containing protein produces the protein MSNSSLDTANIRQQLFELDESKEKYIRLEKMLKNSESRFRSIFENSLDVIIILNCRDNVIIHANPSLYRILHYKEEDIVGKPFSVLFQNQSEIDLNNVQFYDGVLQSQTFLKNDCSVCYMDLYFTSTVWDEKEAILVTLRDVSERKKAEEKIAHIAMHDILTDLPNRNLFIDRMQQAISSAKRQKKQMALLYIDLDKFKPINDRLGHKAGDEALLVTARRLEHSVRANDTVARIGGDEFVIIIQDINTEHDVTIVAQKIINIICQPFSINDKECTLGVSIGIGIYPHDGDNLDQLMKNADSAMYHAKKNGGGNNFVFFKKIYQSQGEKQ
- a CDS encoding STAS domain-containing protein yields the protein MIIESNKTDKLLIVTPMEKRIDAYSAKDFKGKMVDWINEGNFHILIDLVNVDFIDSSGLNAIVSSLKTIGKNGDLYLCSINETIMSMFRLTRLNRVFKMFDSKDKAVEALSS
- a CDS encoding ATP-binding protein, with amino-acid sequence MIIPKTIKLTIDSYLENVFWIGLAVRSFCSYFYFNEVESCQIELSVVEAVTNSIKHAYQMQPMGKVDVIVSIDDRSIIFDICDKGKTMMTFEKATLEFDPQDIESLPEGGMGLYIIQNTMDEVIYKQINGMNILTLIKYLKKI
- a CDS encoding tetratricopeptide repeat protein; amino-acid sequence: MLNSWNIKKRQYITFFILLVITACLSCSMYYLLKQKWIFYRNGEKFYALKDFSKAIVYYKQSIKLGLTNKNAFAHLADAYIFTQQIEEALYVYKNMFDMYPDQLFAQLKIAEILGQMKQYDESIKQYRHILYKYPNYRNARFYLARVLTWSGRFEEAVKEYRLFLELR